In Halichondria panicea chromosome 17, odHalPani1.1, whole genome shotgun sequence, a single window of DNA contains:
- the LOC135351408 gene encoding very low-density lipoprotein receptor-like has translation MVEMNETILLWPHSSPIGRLAFNVDDVVNVTIIDDDVPLFSVLPGATSAAESDTTIVNTIQLVEGVLTYPIAITIQTNVTVVSPESLNTDPMCLQTRGTIPESVFCPGGSIYCENGEPASESSCLAIERYCDGQVDCSNGRDESAEFCGNCSPGTFICPGDPEFTCVSNTLACDGRVDCPNGVDESPEACGCPVQTQLPLCRFNNGITQCMLGVFLCDGIVDCDDGFDESTTLCGCPQGTANCANSTQCVSFDWFCNGAQDCENGGDEIPQLCGNCPTDEILCPNTTTVCLSNLQLCDGIEDCPGGTDEAFEFCGT, from the exons ATGGTTGAGATGAACGAGACTATCCTTCTGTGGCCACACTCCTCTCCTATTGGACGGCTGGCTTTCAATGTCGATGATGTAGTCAATGTCACCATTATTGATGATGACG TCCCCTTATTCTCAGTATTACCAGGAGCTACTTCGGCAGCTGAGAGTGACACAACCATTGTTAACACCATACAGCTCGTGGAAGGAGTGTTGACGTACCCTATAGCCATCACAATTCAAACAAACGTTACTGTCGTTTCTCCTG AATCATTAAACACAGATCCCATGTGTCTTCAAACTCGTGGAACAATTCCTGAGAGTGTCT TCTGCCCTGGTGGCTCTATCTATTGCGAGAATGGAGAGCCAGCCTCTGAAAGCTCTTGCCTGGCCATTGAGCGTTACTGTGATGGACAAGTGGACTGTTCCAATGGGAGGGATGAATCTGCTGAATTCTGTGGAA ACTGTAGTCCTGGGACATTCATATGTCCTGGAGATCCTGAATTCACTTGTGTAAGCAATACTCTGGCGTGTGATGGAAGGGTGGACTGTCCTAATGGAGTAGATGAGTCTCCCGAGGCATGTG GTTGCCCTGTACAGACACAGTTACCGCTTTGCCGCTTCAATAATGGGATCACACAGTGCATGCTGggtgtgttcttgtgtgatGGGATAGTAGACTGTGATGATGGGTTTGATGAGAGTACAACCTTGTGTG GGTGTCCTCAAGGCACTGCCAACTGTGCTAACAGTACTCAGTGTGTGTCTTTTGATTGGTTCTGTAATGGAGCTCAAGACTGTGAAAATGGTGGAGATGAGATACCGCAATTGTGTGGAA ATTGCCCAACTGACGAGATTCTATGTCCAAACACTACCACAGTGTGTTTGAGTAACCTTCAACTGTGTGACGGTATCGAGGACTGTCCTGGAGGCACTGATGAGGCATTTGAATTCTGtggtacataa
- the LOC135351079 gene encoding uncharacterized protein LOC135351079 isoform X2 — MTVIAAFSLIFVCLISSSSSQPRFGRPRGCLLNRLDVLNCTIVNTARTDVPQPNQYAIYTTRIRGNRNSRTCVIRSRDDIVRPLDTIGGDPRVYYLFSPGRSLANPTNYGNQFLMKYRVQCPDNHFAFFNLTSLEIEEPICEDRNFPQPRCIDSLQVSRGGGGFGFIETCGTNIPSELASSLDSGTIEVILRTSDRGRFPGFSATVVCVSTGLLAMTGNDNSGGQGSNSRQLFSARVTRQVEYVKRMKRSTLSLEDATTLACSVDEVNVPFNGGITYVNRVVTILDMTNMAVIRRLPSPINKLVVIDTNGTQLEFIREAPLTNDSVTIFSGPGPLTRAGVFVFFTSFTTLPELGNTPPEAVIPAARVADVTGILLAAHSRLALEGNGEALTLDELEPPPIDLDGLGIEDDDTGDNVTTANPRFARHTPERSRRIRRLTENIQPVQCNYTNNDVGLAVLNQMTINPVLITIIDVIFNCTEREQPGRIQEIIESIAIDFRFTQDEYLVREDVGNVTVCLEIATEGFLPRDVVVSLVTVNGNATEPEDYSFVNTTSTFFNATAQGGPGSLMCIQIDIFNDNLIEFDEMFVVTADSPDTNVNTTFIMATVIILDEDVMFQITNSPGSFTVTETASTLAESIVVSLLVGTLPFPVEIVLNDIGTAKRSDGDFTAPLVLTFDTGSGPGVSSSAQVTILRDLLVEEENETLILQLTTMPLARLAFPVGEDLVEGTIMDVDVPIFQLVAETNFTEESNTIVQLCVELVQSTLTFPIDVLVQDGTQMATLFGIFFPDNRLATIGEDYLSFGTTLTFEAGSGPGTKFFVNVSILQDVPIEIDEVIIVVASILSTRGEFSSGGDTDVTTITIIDNEAETVVCLELTEPENGTITYSINQPPPFPLGTEAKYTCNLGLGLEGGDVLRVCLGDVVNTVGQWNGAAPQCNAITCETLSAPENGTVSYSTDNNNIGAFSFGTEAYFSCDVGFSLVGNETRTCGDGNMTVGEFNGTTPACEALGSINGGAAADVVMFREDAGNVTVTFQLVGDVADRAFVADVQNINTTSGVDYSFGDPTSSVSSNNTRALVSVPIEIFEDVVAEFDEVFMLTISSGLFNTSITVIILDNDVFIVFPF, encoded by the exons ATGACTGTCATTGCTGCATTTTCCTTGATTTTTGTATGCTTGATttcaag CTCTTCCTCACAGCCCCGGTTTGGAAGACCACGTGGCTGCCTTTTAAACAGACTGGATGTCCTTAATTGTACAATTGTGAATACAGCCCGCACAGATGTTCCACAACCAAA TCAGTATGCTATCTATACCACAAGAATACGTGGGAATCGAAACTCCAGAACTTGTGTGATTCGAAGCAGAGATGACATTGTGCGGCCACTCGATACAATAGGAGGAGACCCACGCGTTTACTACCTCTTTTCACCAGGGAGGTCATTGGCCAACCCAACAAA TTATGGCAACCAGTTTCTAATGAAGTATAGAGTGCAGTGTCCGGATAATCATTTTGCTTTCTTCAATCTCACATCTCTGGAAATTGAGGAGCCGATATGCGAGGATCGTAATTTCCCTCAGCCAAG GTGCATCGATTCCCTCCAAGTGAGCAGAGGTGGAGGAGGGTTTGGCTTTATTGAAACCTGTGGCACCAACATTCCCAGTGAACTAGCATCTTCGCTTGATTCTG GTACTATTGAGGTAATCCTGAGGACCAGTGACAGGGGAAGGTTTCCTGGGTTCTCGGCcactgtagtgtgtgtgagcaCTGGCTTACTAGCAATGACTGGCA ATGATAACAGTGGAGGACAAGGCTCTAATTCACGACAATTGTTT AGTGCCAGAGTTACGCGTCAAGTGGAGTATGTTAAGCGAATGAAGAGAAGCACTCTCAGTTTGGAGGATGCCACAACCCTGGCCTGCAGTGTGGATGAGGTTAATGTTCCTTTTAATGGTGGCATCACGTACGTCAACAGAGTGGTCACTATTCTTGACATGACGAACATGGCAGTCATACGCAG GTTGCCATCACCCATCAACAAGCTGGTAGTAATAGATACCAACGGTACCCAGCTGGAATTCATTCGTGAAGCTCCACTGACTAACGATTCTGTCACAATCTTCTCAGGACCTG GTCCATTAACTAGAGCTGGAGTGTTTGTCTTCTTCACATCATTTACGACCCTCCCTGAGTTGGGGAACACACCACCGGAG GCTGTAATCCCTGCTGCTCGCGTGGCGGATGTCACTGGTATCCTCCTGGCTGCACATTCGAGGCTGGCACTTGAGGGTAATGGTGAGGCCTTAACCCTCGATGAGTTGGAACCACCCCCCATTGACTTGGACGGCCTCGGAATAGAGGACGATGATACTGGAGATAATGTTACCACAGCCAATCCTCGGTTTGCAAGACATACTCCTGAAAGATCTCGTCGAATAAGACGTTTAACTGAGAACATACAGCCTGTGCAATGCA ACTACACTAACAATGATGTTGGGCTTGCTGTATTGAATCAGATGACAATCAACCCCGTCCTGATCACTATTATAGACGTAATATTCAACTGCACAGAGAG GGAACAGCCAGGAAGAATTCAAGAGATTATTGAAAGCATCG CCATTGACTTTCGATTCACCCAAGATGAGTACTTGGTGAGAGAGGATGTGGGGAATGTAACAGTTTGTCTGGAAATAGCCACTGAGGGGTTTTTACCCAGAGATGTGGTTGTGAGTCTGGTCACAGTAAACGGAAATGCTACAG AACCTGAGGACTATAGTTTTGTAAATACCACCTCGACGTTTTTCAATGCCACTGCTCAAGGCGGGCCAGGATCTCTGATGTGTATCCAGATAGATATATTCAATGACAATCTGATAGAGTTTGACGAGATGTTCGTGGTGACAGCTGACTCACCTGATACCAATGTTAACACCACCTTTATTATGGCCACTGTCATCATCTTGGACGAGGATG TAATGTTCCAGATCACTAATTCGCCAGGCTCATTCACAGTCACTGAGACTGCTAGTACGCTCGCTGAATCCATTGTTGTGTCACTGCTTGTGGGAACTCTACCCTTTCCAGTGGAGATTGTTCTTAATGACATTGGAACAGCCAAAAGGAGTG ATGGAGATTTTACCGCTCCGCTCGTCCTAACGTTTGATACTGGTTCTGGTCCTGGCGTCTCCTCTTCTGCTCAAGTAACCATTCTGCGGGACCTACTGGTGGAGGAGGAGAATGAGACTCTGATATTGCAGCTGACCACAATGCCTCTGGCTCGTTTGGCATTCCCTGTGGGAGAAGACTTAGTAGAGGGAACTATTATGGATGTCGATG TGCCTATTTTTCAGTTGGTGGCTGAGACCAACTTCACCGAAGAAAGTAATACAATTGTGCAGCTGTGTGTTGAGCTCGTCCAATCAACGCTCACGTTTCCAATTGATGTACTCGTTCAAGATGGAACACAGATGGCAACTTTGTTTGGAATATTCTTTCCTGACAACAGACTTGCTACCA TTGGGGAAGACTACCTGAGCTTTGGAACCACATTGACCTTTGAGGCTGGTTCTGGACCAGGCACCAAGTTCTTTGTAAATGTCTCTATACTTCAAGATGTACCCATTGAGATTGATGAGGTAATTATTGTGGTTGCTTCTATACTCTCAACTCGAGGAGAGTTTTCATCTGGGGGAGACACTGATGTCACAACTATCACTATTATTGACAACGAGG CTGAAACGGTGGTGTGTCTCGAACTCACTGAGCCTGAAAACGGAACGATCACATATTCCATTAACCAACCACCCCCTTTCCCGCTTGGCACTGAGGCTAAGTACACTTGCAACCTTGGCCTAGGACTGGAAGGAGGTGATGTTCTGAGGGTGTGTCTCGGCGATGTAGTCAACACTGTAGGACAGTGGAATGGTGCTGCACCTCAGTGCAATG ctattaccTGTGAGACTCTTTCAGCACCCGAGAATGGAACGGTGTCCTACAGCACAGATAATAACAATATAGGTGCCTTTAGTTTTGGAACAGAGGCTTATTTCAGCTGTGACGTAGGGTTCTCTCTGGTTGGTAATGAGACAAGGACTTGTGGCGATGGCAATATGACAGTGGGGGAATTCAATGGAACAACACCAGCTTGTGAAG CCCTAGGTAGCATCAATGGAGGTGCTGCTGCAGATGTGGTCATGTTTCGTGAGGATGCTGGCAATGTGACTGTCACGTTTCAGCTGGTTGGTGATGTTGCGGATCGAGCTTTTGTCGCTGATGTACAAAACATTAATACCACAA GTGGTGTGGACTACTCATTCGGAGATCCTACATCTAGCGTCTCTAGTAACAATACCAGAGCACTAGTGAGTGTTCCCATTGAGATCTTTGAAGATGTTGTTGCTGAATTTGATGAAGTTTTTATGCTCACCATTTCGTCTGGCTTGTTCAATACCAGCATTACTGTCATCATTCTGGACAATGATG TGTTCATCGTGTTTCCATTTTGA
- the LOC135351079 gene encoding uncharacterized protein LOC135351079 isoform X1, producing the protein MTVIAAFSLIFVCLISSSSSQPRFGRPRGCLLNRLDVLNCTIVNTARTDVPQPNQYAIYTTRIRGNRNSRTCVIRSRDDIVRPLDTIGGDPRVYYLFSPGRSLANPTNYGNQFLMKYRVQCPDNHFAFFNLTSLEIEEPICEDRNFPQPRCIDSLQVSRGGGGFGFIETCGTNIPSELASSLDSGTIEVILRTSDRGRFPGFSATVVCVSTGLLAMTGNDNSGGQGSNSRQLFSARVTRQVEYVKRMKRSTLSLEDATTLACSVDEVNVPFNGGITYVNRVVTILDMTNMAVIRRLPSPINKLVVIDTNGTQLEFIREAPLTNDSVTIFSGPGPLTRAGVFVFFTSFTTLPELGNTPPEAVIPAARVADVTGILLAAHSRLALEGNGEALTLDELEPPPIDLDGLGIEDDDTGDNVTTANPRFARHTPERSRRIRRLTENIQPVQCNYTNNDVGLAVLNQMTINPVLITIIDVIFNCTEREQPGRIQEIIESIAIDFRFTQDEYLVREDVGNVTVCLEIATEGFLPRDVVVSLVTVNGNATEPEDYSFVNTTSTFFNATAQGGPGSLMCIQIDIFNDNLIEFDEMFVVTADSPDTNVNTTFIMATVIILDEDVMFQITNSPGSFTVTETASTLAESIVVSLLVGTLPFPVEIVLNDIGTAKRSDGDFTAPLVLTFDTGSGPGVSSSAQVTILRDLLVEEENETLILQLTTMPLARLAFPVGEDLVEGTIMDVDVPIFQLVAETNFTEESNTIVQLCVELVQSTLTFPIDVLVQDGTQMATLFGIFFPDNRLATIGEDYLSFGTTLTFEAGSGPGTKFFVNVSILQDVPIEIDEVIIVVASILSTRGEFSSGGDTDVTTITIIDNEAETVVCLELTEPENGTITYSINQPPPFPLGTEAKYTCNLGLGLEGGDVLRVCLGDVVNTVGQWNGAAPQCNAIRCPALEAPDNGIVEYSIPEVLLDLFSFGTEANFICSFGFALIGEPVSVCVGNGSSSMGVFDTYVPACQPITCETLSAPENGTVSYSTDNNNIGAFSFGTEAYFSCDVGFSLVGNETRTCGDGNMTVGEFNGTTPACEALGSINGGAAADVVMFREDAGNVTVTFQLVGDVADRAFVADVQNINTTSGVDYSFGDPTSSVSSNNTRALVSVPIEIFEDVVAEFDEVFMLTISSGLFNTSITVIILDNDVFIVFPF; encoded by the exons ATGACTGTCATTGCTGCATTTTCCTTGATTTTTGTATGCTTGATttcaag CTCTTCCTCACAGCCCCGGTTTGGAAGACCACGTGGCTGCCTTTTAAACAGACTGGATGTCCTTAATTGTACAATTGTGAATACAGCCCGCACAGATGTTCCACAACCAAA TCAGTATGCTATCTATACCACAAGAATACGTGGGAATCGAAACTCCAGAACTTGTGTGATTCGAAGCAGAGATGACATTGTGCGGCCACTCGATACAATAGGAGGAGACCCACGCGTTTACTACCTCTTTTCACCAGGGAGGTCATTGGCCAACCCAACAAA TTATGGCAACCAGTTTCTAATGAAGTATAGAGTGCAGTGTCCGGATAATCATTTTGCTTTCTTCAATCTCACATCTCTGGAAATTGAGGAGCCGATATGCGAGGATCGTAATTTCCCTCAGCCAAG GTGCATCGATTCCCTCCAAGTGAGCAGAGGTGGAGGAGGGTTTGGCTTTATTGAAACCTGTGGCACCAACATTCCCAGTGAACTAGCATCTTCGCTTGATTCTG GTACTATTGAGGTAATCCTGAGGACCAGTGACAGGGGAAGGTTTCCTGGGTTCTCGGCcactgtagtgtgtgtgagcaCTGGCTTACTAGCAATGACTGGCA ATGATAACAGTGGAGGACAAGGCTCTAATTCACGACAATTGTTT AGTGCCAGAGTTACGCGTCAAGTGGAGTATGTTAAGCGAATGAAGAGAAGCACTCTCAGTTTGGAGGATGCCACAACCCTGGCCTGCAGTGTGGATGAGGTTAATGTTCCTTTTAATGGTGGCATCACGTACGTCAACAGAGTGGTCACTATTCTTGACATGACGAACATGGCAGTCATACGCAG GTTGCCATCACCCATCAACAAGCTGGTAGTAATAGATACCAACGGTACCCAGCTGGAATTCATTCGTGAAGCTCCACTGACTAACGATTCTGTCACAATCTTCTCAGGACCTG GTCCATTAACTAGAGCTGGAGTGTTTGTCTTCTTCACATCATTTACGACCCTCCCTGAGTTGGGGAACACACCACCGGAG GCTGTAATCCCTGCTGCTCGCGTGGCGGATGTCACTGGTATCCTCCTGGCTGCACATTCGAGGCTGGCACTTGAGGGTAATGGTGAGGCCTTAACCCTCGATGAGTTGGAACCACCCCCCATTGACTTGGACGGCCTCGGAATAGAGGACGATGATACTGGAGATAATGTTACCACAGCCAATCCTCGGTTTGCAAGACATACTCCTGAAAGATCTCGTCGAATAAGACGTTTAACTGAGAACATACAGCCTGTGCAATGCA ACTACACTAACAATGATGTTGGGCTTGCTGTATTGAATCAGATGACAATCAACCCCGTCCTGATCACTATTATAGACGTAATATTCAACTGCACAGAGAG GGAACAGCCAGGAAGAATTCAAGAGATTATTGAAAGCATCG CCATTGACTTTCGATTCACCCAAGATGAGTACTTGGTGAGAGAGGATGTGGGGAATGTAACAGTTTGTCTGGAAATAGCCACTGAGGGGTTTTTACCCAGAGATGTGGTTGTGAGTCTGGTCACAGTAAACGGAAATGCTACAG AACCTGAGGACTATAGTTTTGTAAATACCACCTCGACGTTTTTCAATGCCACTGCTCAAGGCGGGCCAGGATCTCTGATGTGTATCCAGATAGATATATTCAATGACAATCTGATAGAGTTTGACGAGATGTTCGTGGTGACAGCTGACTCACCTGATACCAATGTTAACACCACCTTTATTATGGCCACTGTCATCATCTTGGACGAGGATG TAATGTTCCAGATCACTAATTCGCCAGGCTCATTCACAGTCACTGAGACTGCTAGTACGCTCGCTGAATCCATTGTTGTGTCACTGCTTGTGGGAACTCTACCCTTTCCAGTGGAGATTGTTCTTAATGACATTGGAACAGCCAAAAGGAGTG ATGGAGATTTTACCGCTCCGCTCGTCCTAACGTTTGATACTGGTTCTGGTCCTGGCGTCTCCTCTTCTGCTCAAGTAACCATTCTGCGGGACCTACTGGTGGAGGAGGAGAATGAGACTCTGATATTGCAGCTGACCACAATGCCTCTGGCTCGTTTGGCATTCCCTGTGGGAGAAGACTTAGTAGAGGGAACTATTATGGATGTCGATG TGCCTATTTTTCAGTTGGTGGCTGAGACCAACTTCACCGAAGAAAGTAATACAATTGTGCAGCTGTGTGTTGAGCTCGTCCAATCAACGCTCACGTTTCCAATTGATGTACTCGTTCAAGATGGAACACAGATGGCAACTTTGTTTGGAATATTCTTTCCTGACAACAGACTTGCTACCA TTGGGGAAGACTACCTGAGCTTTGGAACCACATTGACCTTTGAGGCTGGTTCTGGACCAGGCACCAAGTTCTTTGTAAATGTCTCTATACTTCAAGATGTACCCATTGAGATTGATGAGGTAATTATTGTGGTTGCTTCTATACTCTCAACTCGAGGAGAGTTTTCATCTGGGGGAGACACTGATGTCACAACTATCACTATTATTGACAACGAGG CTGAAACGGTGGTGTGTCTCGAACTCACTGAGCCTGAAAACGGAACGATCACATATTCCATTAACCAACCACCCCCTTTCCCGCTTGGCACTGAGGCTAAGTACACTTGCAACCTTGGCCTAGGACTGGAAGGAGGTGATGTTCTGAGGGTGTGTCTCGGCGATGTAGTCAACACTGTAGGACAGTGGAATGGTGCTGCACCTCAGTGCAATG CTATAAGATGCCCAGCACTAGAAGCGCCGGACAATGGAATTGTTGAATACAGTATACCGGAAGTTTTACTAGATCTATTCAGTTTCGGAACAGAGGCAAACTTCATCTGCTCATTTGGGTTTGCTCTCATTGGTGAacctgtcagtgtgtgtgttggcaATGGCAGCAGCTCCATGGGAGTGTTTGATACATATGTACCAGCTTGCCAAC ctattaccTGTGAGACTCTTTCAGCACCCGAGAATGGAACGGTGTCCTACAGCACAGATAATAACAATATAGGTGCCTTTAGTTTTGGAACAGAGGCTTATTTCAGCTGTGACGTAGGGTTCTCTCTGGTTGGTAATGAGACAAGGACTTGTGGCGATGGCAATATGACAGTGGGGGAATTCAATGGAACAACACCAGCTTGTGAAG CCCTAGGTAGCATCAATGGAGGTGCTGCTGCAGATGTGGTCATGTTTCGTGAGGATGCTGGCAATGTGACTGTCACGTTTCAGCTGGTTGGTGATGTTGCGGATCGAGCTTTTGTCGCTGATGTACAAAACATTAATACCACAA GTGGTGTGGACTACTCATTCGGAGATCCTACATCTAGCGTCTCTAGTAACAATACCAGAGCACTAGTGAGTGTTCCCATTGAGATCTTTGAAGATGTTGTTGCTGAATTTGATGAAGTTTTTATGCTCACCATTTCGTCTGGCTTGTTCAATACCAGCATTACTGTCATCATTCTGGACAATGATG TGTTCATCGTGTTTCCATTTTGA